The nucleotide window AAGTCATCATGGCCCTTACGATCAGGGCTACACACGTGCTACAATGGTACATACAAAGAGAAGCAGCCCTGTAAAGGTGAGCAAACCTCATAAAGTGTATCGTAGTCCGGACTGGAGTCTGCAACTCGACTCCACGAAGTCGGAATCGCTAGTAATCGTGGATCAGAATGCCACGGTGAATACGTTCCCGGGCCTTGTACACACCGCCCGTCACACCATGGGAGTGGGTTGCAAAAGAAGCAAGTATCTTAACCAGATTTATCTGGATGGAGCTTACCACTTTGTGATTCATGACTGGGGTGAAGTCGTAACAAGGTAACCGTAGGGGAACCTGCGGTTGGATCACCTCCTTACAGAATTTTACTTATTTTGGTAGTGCCCACACAAATTTTCTGATTGCCTTTTTCATTATAAGATAAAGGCTTGTAGCTCAGTTGGTTAGAGCGCACCCCTGATAAGGGTGAGGTCGGTGGTTCAAGTCCACTCAGGCCTACCAAAACTAGCATATAAAATATATATAACATATATATATATACATATATATATATGTATATTTTATTTTTTAAAAATTAATAGATTTATATGTATTGAAAATGTGGGGTTATAGCTCAGATGGGAGAGCGCCTGCTTTGCACGCAGGAGGTCAGCGGTTCAATCCCGCTTAGCTCCAATTTTTTTCTTTACAAATTTAATTGTTATTTTTTTTTATTCTTAGATACCTAAAAAAATCAAATTCAGAAACATTTAATTTAGGAAAAATATAATTTTTTATATTTTTTTTATTAGTGCATAGGAACATATTAATAGTTTTTTCTTTTTTTAAAACAGTAGGTACTGTTCTTTTTTTATTTTCTATTAATTTTAAAAATTTATTTAACATTTTATTTTTTTTTAATATAGAACAAAAAAATTTTATATTATGTTTTGTATATTCATGAGAACAAAAAATTGCAGTATTATTTTTTAGTTTACTTATTAATTTTAATGAATTAAACATATCTAATAAATTCTCGTATTTAGTATATCCACAACCTCCGGAAAACAAAGTATCTCCACAAAAAAAATATGGATTTGAAAGGTAACAAACGTGACCTTCTGTATGGCCTGGAGTATGTAATACTGTTATGCTTAAATTCATGATATTGATTACATCATGGTTAAATACATATATATTAGTACCTGCTTTTTTTGTTTCTACTGGACCATAAATTGGAATATTTGGATATGATAATATTATTTCTTTAACTCCAAAAACATGATCTTGATGATGGTGAGTTAGCAAAATCGCATTTAATATTAATTTTTTTTTTTTATAAATTGTAAAACGTTAAATGCTTCTCCTGGATCTACTATAATACATTTTTTTTTCTTGCTTAAAATCCAAATATAATTGTTTTTTAAAGATCGAACGTAAAATATCATAATACACCTAAATTATTTAATGGACGGTTATAACATAAAATATAAATTCATGCGTACATGAATATATATATACGTATATATATATACGTATTTTGTTTATTTATATAAAAAATCTATGAATTGTGGATTTTTTGCTGATGTTTTAGCTATTTTATCACATAATTCATTCTTTATATTTCCACTATGAGATTTAATCCATATCCATGTAGTGTTATGTAAATTTAATACTTTGTTAAGTTTAATCCATAAATCTATATTTTTAATTTTTTTTTTATTTGGAGTAAACCATCCTTTCTTTTTCCATTGTTTGATCCAAATATTAGTGCCTTTTTTAACATATTGACTGTCAGTATATATAGAAACGTTACAAGATTGATTTAAAGCTTTTAGTCCTACTATTACAGCCATTAATTCCATACGGTTATTAGTAGTGTTATAGAAACCTGCTGTTAATATTTTTCTATATTTTTTATAATATAAAATAGCACTATATCCACCTGGACCGGGATTTCCTAAACAAGAACCATCTGTAAATAGTATAATTGATTTATTCATTAATTTTATTCAACTGTTAAACAATTAGTTTATTTTAATATATTATATATATGATGAATACGATAACAAAAAGAGAAATTGTTATAGATACAGAAACTACAGGTATGAATAGTAAAGGATGTTTTTATAAAGGACATAGAATTATAGAAATATCATGTATAGAAATATTTAATAGAAATATTACAGGGAAAGTTTTTCACACTTATTTACAACCAGATAGAACTATAGATGATTCTGCTTATAATATTCATGGAATTTCTGAAAATTTTTTACATGATAAACCTAAATTTAAAGATGTTGTTAAATTTTTTTTTTCTTTTATAAAGAATTCAAATTTAATTATTCATAACGCTATGTTTGATATTGCATTTATAAATTATGAATTAGAGTTAATAAATTTTCATATTAAAAATATAGAAAAAAAATACAAAGTAATAGATTCATTATCAATAGCTAGAAACTTATTTCCAGGAAAGAAAAATAATTTAAATGCTTTATGTGATAGATATAAGATAGAAAATAAAAGTAGAAAATTGCACAGTGCTTTATTAGATTCACAATTACTTGCTAAAGTATATTTAAAAATGACTAGTTATCAAAAAGTTATGTGTTTTGACAATAGTTATAAATTTAAATCAAAGTTAAAAAATCATATTAAGTATAAATTCATAGTAATTTTTGCAAATGAAAAAGAAATTCATAAACATGACGATTATTTATTTTTTATAAAAAAAATTACTAAATTATCATAAAAATCTTGACTATTTTTTTTAAATCAATTATCTTTTAATTTCAAGATAATTTTAATTAGAAAATAATTGGTGCGGTAGTTCAGCAGGTTAGAATATCGGCTTGTCACGCCGAGGGTCACGGGTTCGAGCCCCGTCCGCACCGTGAAATACAATATTGACTTAAAAAACGAAGTATATTTATAGAAAAATATTGTGTTTTATATCCTTCCTGAAGAAAAATAACAGTATTTCATTACATGGTAATAGAATATAACAATATATTGATATTATTAATATATAAGTTAATATTAATTGTTATATTATTTTTTATATATGAAAGTTTTATTCTTTTTCAGATTAAATAAATTTAATTTCATTATGACATATTCATTTAAGATTAAAAATATTTCTTCTAGATAAGAAAATGAAAGTTAAGGATTTTATTACATGTATGAACGAATCATTAAAAAAGAATTAGAGTCTTCTTTAAATCTACTAGAAAAATTTTTAAAACATAAATCTTATATTAAAAAAATTGAATTGTCTGCTGATATAATAGTTGAGTCTTTTAAAAAAGGAAAAAAGGTAATTTCGTGTGGAAATGGAGGATCACATTGTGATGCTATGCATTTTGCTGAAGAATTAACTGGTTGTTATAGAAAAATACGAAAAGGATATCCGGCTATATCTATTTCTGACTCAAGTTATTTTACTTGTGTATCTAATGATATAGGATATAATTATGTTTTTTCTAGATTTGTTTCAACGTTAGGAAAAGAAGGGGATGTGTTACTAGCTATTACTACGTCAGGGAATTCTGAGAATATTTTAAGAGCTATTAAGTCAGCTTATAAAAAAAATATGAAAGTTATAGTTTTAACAGGAAATAATGGAGGAAAAGTTAAAGGAAGAGCGAATATAGAAATTTGTGTACCTTATACTGGTTATGCAGATAGAATTCAAGAAATGCACATAAAAATTATTCATATATTGATATATTTAATAGAAATAAAAATGAAAAAGAATATTATTAAATAATTTTTTTAAAAGAATAAAATATATTTTCTAGCAAAAGTAATAGACATATTATTTGTGTGTTTATTTTTAATATATATGTCATAATTATGAATGTATATTATTTTACAGAAAATCATATTTTATAAAAATAATTTATAAGAATATACAGTTAGTGTGGTTTTTATTTAAATTAAATATAACTAATTTTAGTTATTTTTGTTTTTTTTAAAGATTAGGAATGTCTTTTATGAATAAAAAATACATTGTTACGTGGGACATGTTACAGATGTATGGTCGAAAGCTTGCTACACAATTAAAATTAATAAAAAAATGGAAAGGTGTTCTTGCAGTTAGTAGAGGAGGATTAATTCCAGCTGCTTTATTAGCTAGAGAGTTAAATATACGGTTTGTAGATACTATTTGCATTTCTAGTTATGAACATGATAAAAAAAACAATATTGTAGTAATAAAAGAACCTAAAGAAATAAAACAAGATTTTTTAATAGTCGACGATTTAGTAGATACTGGTGCTACTGCTAAAATAATAAAGGAAGCTTATCCAAAATTATATTTTGTTACTATTTTCGCTAAACCGATGGGAAGACGTTTAGTTGATCGTTATGTAGTAGATATATCTCAAAGTACATGGATTGAACAACCGTGGGATATGGATTTATTATATGTTCCACCACTATGTGATTGATTAAAGTCTAAATTATATAAACATACATATATAATAGTTTTTTATTTTAAAAACATGAAAAGTAAAAATTAATAGTTATATAGTTCAATTCAATTTTTTTTATCATAAAGAATTATTTTATAAAATTTAAAATAGTATGTTTTAGTTTATATATTATGTTATTGCATAAAAAATAATAATAATTAGTGTTATTTTTTTAAAATATTAAACATTTGTTTATTTAATACATATAATATACCTAAAAATATTTTCTAAAATAGAAAAATATGACTAAAAAGAAAAAAAAATGTCTAATAATAAAATTGATAAAAAAAATTTAAATAACCATAAATCAAATATTACAACAATAAAAAATAATGTGAATGATAATGATATAAAATACGATAGCGATTTTTTACTTAACGAATTACGAAGCAAGCTATTAGAATTAGAAAAAAAATTAATTAACACAAAGAGTGATTTGACAAATGATGAAGAACAACATTTCAATAGAAAAAAAGTTATTTTAGAAAAAGAAAATAAATTCTCTTTAAAAAAAATAATTTTTGAAATTTTGCCAACTATAGATAGTTTAGAGCGAGCGTATAGTTTGTTAATAGAAAAACAAGATAAAAAAGAGGTATATGTCAGAAATTTATTAAAATGCGTTTTAAAATCATTGTTATTAACAATAAAAAAATTTGGAGTAGATAGCATAAATTCTATAAATGTAGAATTTGATCCAAATGTTCATCAAGCAATATCTATGCAAAAATCTAATTCTATTCAAGAAAATCATATTTTATCAATTGTACAAAATGGTTATTTATTAAATGGAAGATTATTAAGACCAGCTATGGTAATAGTATCAAAAAAATAATTAAATTTTTTCTTATAAAGAAGGTGTGTTGTATTAAATATACTTATAATAAGTAAGAATTACACACCTTTTTTTTAGAAGTAAATTATTATTTTTTGTTTAGTTATAATCAGATGTTTAGATATCTATCTAAAAACATTAGATTATTAATTGTGTTATATTGAAAAGTTATGATTATGTAATAAGTCAAAAAATGATTTTTATGAAAATTAAATAAATTATTACATGTAATTTACTGATGATTAATTGTTAAAATTACAAAATATGAAAAAAAAAATAAAAAATAGTTGCATATCTTTAAATAAAAAAGCTAAATATTTATATTTTATTGAAAAAAAAATTGAAGCTGGACTATGTTTACAGGGATGGGAAGTTAAATCTTTAAGAAGAAAACAAATAAATATTGAAAATAGTTATATTATTTTTCGAAATGAAGAAGTTTTTTTATTTGGTTCTAGGTTTAATCCTGTTACTACTTTAGAATCTCATATTCAATATGATATTATGCGAGATAGAAAATTACTTTTACATAAAAAAGAGATAGGTTTTTTACATGGAAAAATGAGTAGAGAAAAGTATGTTGTTATAGCTTTATCATTATTCTGGAAAAAGGCCTGGTGTAAAGTAGTTTTAGGATTAGCAAAAGGTAAAAGCAAGTATGACAAACGAAAGTGCACTAAAGAAAGAGAGTGGAACAAGCAAAAAGAAAGATTATTAAAAAACAACAATAAATTTTGATTTAAAAATAATTTTACTAAAAACTAGGACTATAGATGTTTGATTTCGATTATGTTTGGATGAAATATGCTATAAAATTAGCGAAGTTAGCTGAAAAAAACGGGGAGGTTCCTGTTGGAGCAGTATTAGTTCTTAATAAAACAATGATTGGTAGTGGATATAATAAATCCATTTGTAATTATGATCCTACTTCTCATGCAGAAATTTTAGCTTTAAGAGAAGGAGGAAAGAAAATAAGAAATTATAGGTTATTAGATACAACGCTATATGTTACTTTAGCACCGTGTATGATGTGTTTAGGGGCTATAATAAATGGACGAGTTAAAAGATTAGTATATGGAACTTCAAATATAAAGTTGGATTCATTGTATAATTTTTTATGTCAATATAAAGAAAAAAACATTGTTTCTTCTTTAAAAATTGAAAAGGGTGTATTTTCTTACATATGTAAGAATGTTATTTTAAATTTCTTCAAAAAAAAGAGAAGATAACCATATAATAGTTGTATTAAATTAATATTTTTTAGTTTTCTAAAATCACTAAAGCATGAATATAATTTTTTTCTTTTGTTATAGAAACATGTATGTGTTTTATATTAAATTTTTTTTGTAGCAATTTAGCGTTGTGTAGAAAACGTATTTTTGGTTTTCCTAATTTTTCTGTGTATAGTTCAAAATTATTAAAAAATATTCCGTTTTGTATACCTATACCTAGTGCTTTAGCAGAAGCTTCTTTTACTGCAAAATGTTTGGCTAAAAATATAGATGTATTTTTTGTTAAAAAATATTTTTTTAATTCATTATTAGATAATATTCTATGTGCTAATTTTATTTTTATATTTTTAATTAATATGTGAATACGTTTTATTTCTACGACATCTATTCCGATTCCTAATATACCCATTTTATTCTCTAATTTTTATAAAAATAGTTTTTTAAAGTTTTATGTTAATAAATATATAGAGTTCTATTTTTTATTACTGACACCGATTTTTATTTATAAATTAGGTATTTTTAATAAAACTATTTTTAACATTACATGAGTTTTTTCTTTAAAAAAAATTTCAATTTTTTTTCTAGACATAATAGAAATACGTTTTATTTTATTTCCATTTTTTCCTATTATAATTTTTTTGTGATTTTTATTAGATATTAAAATCTCTATATATATTTTTTTTTCTTTATTAGGTAAAACGTATAATTTATGTAATTTTACGTCAATGTTATATGGAATTTCTTTATTTAAATAATGAAAGAGAGTTTCCCTAACAAGTTCAGTGTACATGTATCTGTTGTTTTTAATTTTTTCTATATTGTTTTTATTTATATAAATTGTTTCCGGTAAAAATTTTTTGATATTATTCAACAGTATAGAAAGTTGATATTTTTTTTTCGCCGAAATAGGAAATATAGATATAGGATTAATTTTTTTCTGAATAAAATTCATATATGGTAATAACATTTGTTTATTTTTACAAAGATCTATCTTGTTTATTACAACGATAATAGGTACATTTTTGTTTTTAATATATTTATATATTTCTTCATCATATGTTGTCCAAATAGTTTTTTCTAGTACAAATAAAATAAGTTGAATATTTTGAATATTTTTATTTATTCTTTTTAGATAGATTCCATTAGAACTATAAATGCCTGGTGTATCTATAAATATATATTTAATATTTAAACTTATTTTTGCACCTATTATATTTTTAATTGTTGTATTTTTTTTTTTTGATACAATAGATAATTTTTTTTCTACAAGTTGGTTAAATAGTGTTGATTTTCCAGTATTAGTTCTTCCTAGAATTAAAATTTTTCCGCAGTATTTTTTTTTAGTATTCACTCCATCCCCAGTTTATATAATGCATTTTGAGCAGCAGACTGTTCTGCTTTTCTTCTGCTTTTACCTATTCCAATTATATTACTTTTAATAGTACTAATTTTACAGTTTATAGTAAAAATTTGATTATGTGACTCACCGAATACATTAGTAACAAAATAAGAAGGAAGCGGTAGATGTTTAGATTGCAAGTATTCTTGTAATCTAGTTTTAGAATCTTTTTGCGTATGTTTAGGGTTTAATTTTTTTAATCTATATTTATACCATTTTAGTATTAAATTTTTAATAATATATATATTACTATCTAAAAAAACACCACCTATAATTGCTTCTACGGTATTTGCAAGAATAGATTCTCTGCGTATTCCCCCGCTTTTAAGTTCTCCTTGTCCTAATTGTAAACATTGTCCTAAATTGAACTCGTTAGCTATTTCTACTAATGTTTTTCCACGTACTAAGGTAGCTCTCATCCTACTCATATCACCTTCATTTACAGTTGGAAAATTACTATATAGTTCATTAGTGATCACAAAACTAAGTATAGAATCCCCTAAGAACTCTAATCTTTCGTTATGAATAGAACTAGCACTACGGTGAGTAAGAGCTTGTTCTAAAATTTTTTTTTGATTGAAAGTATATCCAATCATTTTTTGAAGCTTGTTAGTTACATTATAATTCATGCAATACCAGTTTAGATTTTATTTAATATCAATATATTAATTTATAATTTAGGATGACTTATTTATTATTAGTTTTAGAATTTATAAATTTAAATATTTTTTTACAAATATATATAGTAAATAATTGTTTAATGAATTAATCCGATTCTATTAAATCTAAAGTGTATAGGCCATATGTTTTTTGTTTTTTCTATGCTCATCCATATTATATTTGCTTGTCCAACAAGTTCTTTTTCTGATATAAAACCCCAATATCTGCTATCTAGACTATTATCTCGATAATCTCCCATAACAAAATAGTGTGATTTAGGAACAATCCATTCTCCTGCTACTAATTTATTTTGTTTATAGTATAGTTTTACATCATCTTCTAATAATCTATTGACTAAAATGTTATGTGAATGATTATTTATTGTTTCTTTATTTTCTTCCATAGTAAAAACATCGTCTAATAATTTTTGATAATTGTTAGAATCATTTAAAAATGTGTTATTTTTGTTAGAATATAGGTTTAATTTTCCAGATTGAGAGTTTTTTACGTTATCATAATGGACTGGTATGTTTAAATATATATTATTATTATCTTTAGAATAAATGATTAATTGCTTTTTTTTAATATTATATTTAATATAGTCTCCTGGAACTCCTATTATTCTTTTTACAAAGTGTATACGATGATTTTGTGGGTATTGAAATACAACAATATCACCTCTGCGCGGAACATTAATAGGGATTATGGTATCATTATTTATTGGATTTTTAATTCCGTAATAATATTTTTTAACTAAAATAAAATCTCCTTCTAGCAGAGTAGGATTCATAGATGTTGATGGTATATAAAAAGGTTCAAATAAAAAGGATCTTACTATAAATACTAATAAAAAAACATAAAAAAAAGAAGAAAAAAACCTAATATTTTTTTTTAAAAAAATAGAAAATTTAGTTTTATTTTGGTCGACTTCTTTTTCTGAATCTTTATGTAGAATAAATTTATCAATGAAAAGTGCTATTCCAGTAAAAAAAACTATAAATAACAATAAATTAGGTATATTTATCATTTTTGTCCTTTTATAAAATAATTTAGTTAATTTTTAATATTGAAAAAAATGCTTCTTGAGGAATGTCTACATTACCTATATTTTTCATTCTTTTCTTTCCACGTTTTTGTTTTTCTAATAATTTTTTCTTTCTTGTAATATCTCCACCATAACATTTAGCGAGTACATTTTTCCTGAGTTGTTTTATCGTAGATCTAGCTATTATGTTATTACCAATAGCAGCTTGAATAGTAATGTTAAATTGTTGTCTAGGAATGAAATCTTTCATTTTTTTTACAATTTTTTGTGCTTTATTAAAAGAGTTATTTTTATGAATTATTAAAGATAAAGCATCTATTTTTTCTGAATTAATTAAAATATCTAATCTATCTAAATTAGATTTTTTAAATTTAATAAAACTATACTCTAAAGAAGCATAACCACTGGAAACAGATTTTAGTTGATCAAAAAAATTAAAAACAATTTCAGATAAAGGAATTTCATATGTTAGAGAAATTTGACGATTATGAAAAACCATATTTTTTTGTTTTCCTCTTTTTTCTGAACATAGAGATAAGATATTTCCTAAATATTTTTTTGGCAATAGAATATTACATTCTGCTATAGGTTCTCGTAGTTCTTTAATCATTGTTTTATTGGGGAATTTAGATGGATTATCTAAATATATAATTTTATTATTATTTAATAATATTTCATAAATTACAGTTGGAGCTGTTGAAATTAGATTTAATCCATATTCTCGTTCTAAACGGGATTGAATTATTTCCATATGTAGTAATCCTAAGAATCCACATCTAAATCCAAATCCTAAAGCAGAACTGTTATCAGTTTCATAAAAAAGAGAGGCATCATTAAGTGATAATTTTTGTAATGCTTCTTTAAAATAGAGAAATTGATCAGATTGTGTTGGATACACACCAGCATATATTTGTGGTTTTATTTTTTTAAATCCAGATAATGGTAAAACAGCTGGATGATGATCTAAAGTAATAGTATCCCCTACTAATATAGAGTGTATTTTTTTTATTCCACATATGATCCATCCTATTTCCCCACATATTAACATATTTTTTATGATTTTTTTTGGAGTAAAAATTCCTAATTCATCTACAAAATATGTTTTACCGGAACTCATAATTCTAATTTTTGAACCTTTTTTAAGTGATCCATTTTTAATTCGTATTAATGAAACGATTCCAAGGTAATTATCAAACCAAGAGTCAATTACTAAAGCTTGAAGAGGAGCGGTAACATCGCCTTTTGGACATGGTATATAATTAATTATTGATTCTAATAGTGAATCAATTCCTACTCCTGTTTTACCTGAACATTTTATAGAATTTTTACAAGATATTCCAATTATATTTTCTATTTCTTTTTCTACCCTTATAGTATCCGAAGTAGGAAGATCAATTTTATTTAAAACTGGGATGACTATTAAACCCATGTCTATAGCAGTGGAACAATTTGCAATTGTTTGAGCTTCAACTCCTTGAGAAGAATCTACTATTAGTAATGCTCCTTCAGAAGCGGATAAAGATCTAGATACTTCGTAAGAAAAATCAACGTGCCCTGGTGTATCAATGAAATTTAAATTAAATTTTTTTTTATTTTTATCTGTATAAAAGATTGAAACGCTTTGAGCTTTTATCGTAATACCTCTTTCTTTTTCTAAATCCATAGTATCTAAAACTTGAGAAGACATTTCTCTTTCAGACAGTCCTCCACATTTTTGAATAAATCTATCAGAAAGAGTAGATTTTCCATGATCGATATGAGCTATGATAGAAAAGTTTCTTATATTTTTCATTTTTATAGATCAAATGCCGTTTAAAAAAAATTTATAAATGTATTATATAGCAAATTTTAACATTTTTTATATAAAAATTTTTAGTATTAATATTTTAATATAAAAAAGTTGTTTTAAATTTTAAAAAGTGTAATTTTATTACGTTGGAGTTATATTTTGTGCAGTTAAAATTTTTTAAACACATAGTTAATTATGAATAAACAAACATATGTAATATATATATGTTAGGTATATTCATATGTAAGACATATAATTTAATTTTTTATAAGATAAATAATAATAAATGCAATTTAAAAGTTTATGTAGTATAAACACATTTATATTTTTTTTAAATAACTTAATATTGTGTATGTAAAAATTTTTATCGTAATAAATTTGTTATGTTAAAAGTTGATTATAAACAATATAATATTGATTATGTTTATTTAAATAAGATTAAATTATGAGAAAAAAAAATATAAAAATAGTAGTTGCTATGTCAGGTGGAGTTGATTCATCTGTAACCACTTGGTTATTAAATAAGAAAGGATATAACGTAGAAGGAATATTTATGAAAAATTGGGAGGAAGATGATGACCATAATAATGGTTATTGTGCATCATCGAAAGATTTAAAAGATGCTCAAGCAGTGTGCGATAGTATAGGAATATTATTACATAAAATAAATTTTGCAGAAGAATATTGGAATAATGTTTTTGAAAAGTTTGTTAATTTACTAAAAATAGGAATAACTCCTAATCCTGATGTGTTATGTAATAAAGAAATAAAATTTAAAGAATTATTGAATTTTGTATTATTTAACTTAAAAGCTGATTATATGGCAACAGGACATTATGTTCGAAGAGTAGAGAGACATAAAAAATTTTTTTTGTTACGTGGAATAGATGATAATAAAGATCAAAGTTATTTTTTATATCATTTAAATCAATTCCAATTATCTAAATGTTTGTTTCCTGTTGGAAACTTAAGAAAGAGACAAGTTAGAATAATAGCTAAAAAATATGTTCAGGTTGTCGCTAAAAAAAAAGATTCAATGGGAATTTGTTTTATTGGACCTAAGAATTTTACTAATTTTTTAAGTAGATTTATAAAGAGTAATCCAGGTAATATTGTAGATGAAAAAGGTCAAGTAGTTGGAATTCATAGAGGACTACACAATTATACTATAGGACAAAGAAAAGGATTAAAAATAGGTGGTATTTCTAAAGGTAATGGTAAAGCATGGTATGTTTTTAAAAAAGATATAAAAAAAAACGAATTATTTGTTGTTCAAGGAAACAATAATATATCTTTAACTTATAAAGGTATCATAGTAACTAACGTAGTGTGGATAAATGAAAACCCATTAAATAAAATATTCAATTGTATGGTAAAAACTAGATATCGCCAGTCAGTTGTATATTCTAAAGTTCAAGTAATATCTAGTGATTCAGTAGTAGTTATATTCGATACACCTGTTCTAGCAGTTTGTCCTGGTCAATCTGCAGTTTTTTATGATAAACATATATGTTTAGGGGGAGGAGTGATTGAAAAAGGATTTATTTTACATAAGCAGTAGAATTTGTATGTAATATAGAATTTTAAAAAAGAATAAATTTTTTTAGAAATTGTACATATAATTTATATGTATATATATAACTCTAATATTTTATTCTGTTAAATATTGTTTAATATGTTAAACTAAAAATTAATTTTATTTAAAATCCTTTAAGTAATTTAA belongs to Buchnera aphidicola (Anoecia corni) and includes:
- a CDS encoding MBL fold metallo-hydrolase; translated protein: MLTHHHQDHVFGVKEIILSYPNIPIYGPVETKKAGTNIYVFNHDVINIMNLSITVLHTPGHTEGHVCYLSNPYFFCGDTLFSGGCGYTKYENLLDMFNSLKLISKLKNNTAIFCSHEYTKHNIKFFCSILKKNKMLNKFLKLIENKKRTVPTVLKKEKTINMFLCTNKKNIKNYIFPKLNVSEFDFFRYLRIKKNNN
- the rnhA gene encoding ribonuclease HI, translated to MNKSIILFTDGSCLGNPGPGGYSAILYYKKYRKILTAGFYNTTNNRMELMAVIVGLKALNQSCNVSIYTDSQYVKKGTNIWIKQWKKKGWFTPNKKKIKNIDLWIKLNKVLNLHNTTWIWIKSHSGNIKNELCDKIAKTSAKNPQFIDFLYK
- the dnaQ gene encoding DNA polymerase III subunit epsilon, encoding MMNTITKREIVIDTETTGMNSKGCFYKGHRIIEISCIEIFNRNITGKVFHTYLQPDRTIDDSAYNIHGISENFLHDKPKFKDVVKFFFSFIKNSNLIIHNAMFDIAFINYELELINFHIKNIEKKYKVIDSLSIARNLFPGKKNNLNALCDRYKIENKSRKLHSALLDSQLLAKVYLKMTSYQKVMCFDNSYKFKSKLKNHIKYKFIVIFANEKEIHKHDDYLFFIKKITKLS
- the lpcA gene encoding D-sedoheptulose 7-phosphate isomerase, translating into MYERIIKKELESSLNLLEKFLKHKSYIKKIELSADIIVESFKKGKKVISCGNGGSHCDAMHFAEELTGCYRKIRKGYPAISISDSSYFTCVSNDIGYNYVFSRFVSTLGKEGDVLLAITTSGNSENILRAIKSAYKKNMKVIVLTGNNGGKVKGRANIEICVPYTGYADRIQEMHIKIIHILIYLIEIKMKKNIIK
- the gpt gene encoding xanthine phosphoribosyltransferase produces the protein MNKKYIVTWDMLQMYGRKLATQLKLIKKWKGVLAVSRGGLIPAALLARELNIRFVDTICISSYEHDKKNNIVVIKEPKEIKQDFLIVDDLVDTGATAKIIKEAYPKLYFVTIFAKPMGRRLVDRYVVDISQSTWIEQPWDMDLLYVPPLCD
- the grpE gene encoding nucleotide exchange factor GrpE, with translation MSNNKIDKKNLNNHKSNITTIKNNVNDNDIKYDSDFLLNELRSKLLELEKKLINTKSDLTNDEEQHFNRKKVILEKENKFSLKKIIFEILPTIDSLERAYSLLIEKQDKKEVYVRNLLKCVLKSLLLTIKKFGVDSINSINVEFDPNVHQAISMQKSNSIQENHILSIVQNGYLLNGRLLRPAMVIVSKK
- the smpB gene encoding SsrA-binding protein SmpB, which encodes MKKKIKNSCISLNKKAKYLYFIEKKIEAGLCLQGWEVKSLRRKQINIENSYIIFRNEEVFLFGSRFNPVTTLESHIQYDIMRDRKLLLHKKEIGFLHGKMSREKYVVIALSLFWKKAWCKVVLGLAKGKSKYDKRKCTKEREWNKQKERLLKNNNKF
- the tadA gene encoding tRNA adenosine(34) deaminase TadA, giving the protein MFDFDYVWMKYAIKLAKLAEKNGEVPVGAVLVLNKTMIGSGYNKSICNYDPTSHAEILALREGGKKIRNYRLLDTTLYVTLAPCMMCLGAIINGRVKRLVYGTSNIKLDSLYNFLCQYKEKNIVSSLKIEKGVFSYICKNVILNFFKKKRR
- the acpS gene encoding holo-ACP synthase encodes the protein MGILGIGIDVVEIKRIHILIKNIKIKLAHRILSNNELKKYFLTKNTSIFLAKHFAVKEASAKALGIGIQNGIFFNNFELYTEKLGKPKIRFLHNAKLLQKKFNIKHIHVSITKEKNYIHALVILEN
- the era gene encoding GTPase Era: MNTKKKYCGKILILGRTNTGKSTLFNQLVEKKLSIVSKKKNTTIKNIIGAKISLNIKYIFIDTPGIYSSNGIYLKRINKNIQNIQLILFVLEKTIWTTYDEEIYKYIKNKNVPIIVVINKIDLCKNKQMLLPYMNFIQKKINPISIFPISAKKKYQLSILLNNIKKFLPETIYINKNNIEKIKNNRYMYTELVRETLFHYLNKEIPYNIDVKLHKLYVLPNKEKKIYIEILISNKNHKKIIIGKNGNKIKRISIMSRKKIEIFFKEKTHVMLKIVLLKIPNL
- the rnc gene encoding ribonuclease III; its protein translation is MNYNVTNKLQKMIGYTFNQKKILEQALTHRSASSIHNERLEFLGDSILSFVITNELYSNFPTVNEGDMSRMRATLVRGKTLVEIANEFNLGQCLQLGQGELKSGGIRRESILANTVEAIIGGVFLDSNIYIIKNLILKWYKYRLKKLNPKHTQKDSKTRLQEYLQSKHLPLPSYFVTNVFGESHNQIFTINCKISTIKSNIIGIGKSRRKAEQSAAQNALYKLGME